In Cervus elaphus chromosome 7, mCerEla1.1, whole genome shotgun sequence, the following proteins share a genomic window:
- the DEF6 gene encoding differentially expressed in FDCP 6 homolog: MALRKELLKSIWYAFTALDVEKSGKVSKSQLKVLSHNLYTVLHIPHDPVALEEHFRDDDDGPVSSQGYMPYLNKYILDKVEEGAFVKEHFDELCWTLTAKKNYQVDSNGNNMLSNQDAFRLWCLFNFLSEDKYPLIMVPDEVEYLLKKVLSSMSLEVGLGELEELLAQEAQAAQSSGGLSVWQFLELFNSGRCLRGVGRDTLSMAIHEVYQELIQDVLKQGYLWKRGHLRRNWAERWFQLQPSCLCYFGSEECKEKRGMIPLDAQCCVEVLPDREGKRCMFCVKTASRTYEMSASDTRQRQEWTAAIQTAIRLQAEGKTSLHKDLKQKRREQREQRERRRAAKEEEMLRLQQLQEEKERKLQELELLQEAQRQAERLMQEEEERRRSQHRELQQALEVQLREAEQARASMQAEMELKKEEAARQRQRIKELEEMQQRLQEALQLEVKARQDEEAVRLAQTRLLEEEEEKLKQLLQLKEEQERYIERAQQEKQELQQEMALQSRSLQQAQQQLEEVRQNRQRADEDVEAAQQKLRQASTNVKHWNVQMNRLMHPIKPGDKRPTTSSSFTGFQAPLLARRDSSLKRLTRWGSRENKTPSPSSSEQQKSLNGGEDAPSSASAPQEDKLDPAPEN; the protein is encoded by the exons ATGGCCCTGCGCAAGGAGCTGCTCAAGTCCATCTGGTACGCGTTCACCGCACTGGACGTGGAAAAGAGCGGCAAGGTCTCCAAGTCCCAGCTCAAG GTGCTGTCCCACAATTTGTACACTGTCCTGCACATCCCTCATGACCCCGTGGCCCTGGAGGAGCACTTCCGAGACGATGACGATGGTCCCGTGTCCAGCCAGGGATACATGCCCTACCTCAACAAGTACATCCTGGACAAG GTGGAAGAGGGGGCTTTTGTTAAGGAGCACTTTGATGAGCTGTGCTGGACCCTGACGGCGAAGAAGAACTATCAGGTGGATAGCAACGGGAACAACATGCTCTCCAATCAGGATGCCTTccgtctctggtgtctcttcaaCTTCCTGTCCGAGGACAAGTACCCTCTGATCATGGTTCCTGATGAG GTGGAATACCTGCTGAAGAAGGTGCTCAGCAGCATGAGCTTGGAGGTGGGCTTAGGGGAGCTGGAGGAGCTACTGGCTCAGGAGGCCCAGGCAGCCCAGAGCAGCGGGGGGCTCAGCGTCTGGCAGTTCCTGGAGCTCTTCAACTCAGGCCGCTGTCTGCGAGGCGTGGGGCGGGACACGCTCAGCATGGCCATCCACGAGGTCTACCAGGAGCTCATCCAAGATGTCCTGAAGCAG GGCTACCTGTGGAAACGAGGGCACCTGCGGAGGAACTGGGCAGAACGCTGGTTCCAGCTGCAGCCCAGCTGCCTCTGCTATTTCGGGAGTGAAGAGTGCAAGGAGAAGAGGGGTATGATCCCTCTGGATGCGCAGTGCTGCGTGGAG GTGCTGCCCGACAGAGAGGGGAAGCGCTGCATGTTCTGTGTGAAGACCGCCTCCCGCACCTATGAGATGAGCGCCTCTGACACGCGCCAGCGCCAGGAGTGGACAGCTG CCATCCAGACGGCGATCCGGCTGCAGGCGGAGGGGAAGACGTCGCTGCACAAGGACCTTAAGCAGAAGCGCCGCGAGCAGCGGGAGCAGCGAGAGCGGCGCCGGGCCGCCAAGGAGGAGGAGATGCTGCGGCTGCAGCagctgcaggaggagaaggagaggaagctTCAGGAGCTGGAGCTGCTGCAGGAGGCGCAGCGGCAGGCGGAGCGCCTgatgcaggaggaggaggagcggcGCCGCAGCCAGCACCGGGAGCTCCAGCAGGCGCTCGAGGTCCAGCTGCGCGAGGCGGAGCAG GCCCGGGCCTCCATGCAGGCTGAGATGGAGCTGAAGAAGGAGGAGGCTGCCCGGCAGCGGCAGCGCATCAAAGAGCTGGAGGAGATGCAGCAGAGGCTCCAGGAGGCCCTACAGCTGGAGGTGAAAGCTCGGCAGGACGAGGAGGCCGTGCGCCTCGCCCAGACCAG GctgttggaggaggaggaggagaagctgaAGCAGCTGCTGCAGCTGAAGGAGGAACAGGAGCGATACATCGAGCGGGcgcagcaggagaagcaggagctgCAGCAAGAGATGGCCCTGCAGAGCCGCTCTCTGCAGCAGGCCcagcagcagctggaggaggtGCGGCAGAACCGGCAGAGGGCCGACGAGGATGTGGAG GCTGCTCAGCAGAAGTTGCGCCAGGCTAGTACCAACGTGAAACACTGGAATGTCCAGATGAACAGGCTCATGCATCCAATTAAACCTGGAG ACAAACGTCCCACCACCAGCAGCTCCTTCACAGGCTTTCAGGCCCCTCTACTTGCCCGCCGCGACTCCTCCCTAAAGCGCCTGACTCGCTGGGGATCCCGTGAAAACAAGACCCCCTCACCCAGCAGCAGTGAGCAGCAGAAGTCCCTCAATGGCGGGGAAGACGCTCCCAGCTCAGCTTCTGCGCCTCAGGAAGATAAATTGGACCCGGCACCAGAAAACTAA